The following DNA comes from Bos indicus x Bos taurus breed Angus x Brahman F1 hybrid chromosome 5, Bos_hybrid_MaternalHap_v2.0, whole genome shotgun sequence.
GACATTGTGGGAGCTTGAGCCCATGACAGGACTTCAGTGCTTGTAGCCCTTCctgctggaggaggaggtggtggtggtgtattTGATGGTGGAACTGCTGCCCCCAGAGGAGCCGAAGCCACACCCTATGGCTCTGCCACTGCCAGAACTGAAGCCACCTCCAAGGCTGTGACCGCTGCTGTAGGAGTAGCCACTTCCTCCACTCACGCCTAAGCCACTGCCGAGACCGCTGGCACCACCATAGCCACCAGAGACAGTGGACTGGACCACGGCTGTGGAGGCAAAGGGACAAGGTCAGGACAAGATGGTGAGCTCACTCTGCCACACAGCATCCAGTCAAAGGGACACAAGGGCATGGGATGGGGGCAGGTGAAGGTACTTACAGATGTTGACTTGTCCAACGCCTTCCCCACTCAGCCTAGGAGAGAGAAGACACAGCCACGATGAGACCCAGAGCCACAGCTGGCTCCGCATGGGAAACCTCCGTGTGAGGAGAGTCCCCTGGACCCTGCCTTCTCAGTGCTGTCCTGGGAGTAGCACTATGACCACTGCTAGAGCGCCTTCCACTTGGGCTCATTGGCAGGACTTCTTGGAGATGGAGCCAGATGATTGCGGAGGCTGTGTGAGTTACTCACCTGCACTCCTCGCCTTCCAGCAGCTTTCTGTAGGTGGCAATCTCCACGTCCAGGGCCAGCTTGACATTCATGAGCTCCTGGTACTCCTTCAGGAGCCGGGCCATGTCCTGCTTGGCCTTCTGCAGGGCGTCCTCCAGGTCAGCCAGCTTGCTCCTGGCATCCTTGAGGGCCAGCTCCCCACGCTGCTCGGCGTCAGCGATGGCAGATTGCAGGCTGGCACACTagaggagaggagagcagaggaaCCTGAATCTGGACTCCAGGGGAGAGGAAACATAGTTCTACTTTCCCAGTGAGGaagagctctagagcccagatcTCGTGGAAAAGGAGGTTTGATTCGTTGTCCAATCTTTCTTCAAACTACAAACCTTAACTAGTCTCAGTGTCCCTAATAAAAACCTATTTCCCTCTGTGTTAACCATATCAGTGAGGATGGGGTTGGGAGATGCCACAGCAGAATAAAGCCAGAGGACATGGAAAGAAATGGAACTACTGCTCTGTTTTGAATGTTGACAGTTTAGGTAAGTTTATTTGGATGTATAATAACTTGTACAAAACCACAAACATTCTCACTGAGAAGACGATTTCATCTCAAACTCTTGAGACCTTGCCTTCCTTCCACTTTACAGTCTTGGATAACCCTCATTTGTCCTGTGCCTTTTCTCAGCTTCTTTTTCATGTTGAATCTGAGCATATTTGCAGCAGTCTTCTTCACACTTTCTGACCTGAAAATTTCCTTGCCTACATGTGTCTTGTATTCCCAAATCAATCATTCCCCTTTCAGGATCTCATTTTAATGCCTCTAGACTGTATCTTTGTCCCATTGACCAGTGGGAATTGGTCTGTCCTGAGTTTGTTTCCTGCTTGTAAGCTGGGCTCCGTATCTCTAACCTGAGGGAGCTCTTCTTGTTTTTCCCTCATGATGCCCAGAAATTTCCCACATGATGGTTGATGATACCTGATGGTATAGGAAGGAAACTATGCTTTTCTGCTCTGTGGACCCCTCCATACCTGCTTCTTGACGTGGTCAATCTCAGATCTCAGCCTCTGGATCACGCGGTTGATCTCAGAGATCTCCTGCTTCGTGTTGCGCAAGTCATCCCCGTGTCTGCCCGCCGTCACCTGCAGCTCCTCGTACTGTAAACCAGAGGGAGACGAGGGGGCTGTCCATGGGCTTCACGGGACACTAATCAAGGTTTTCTCAAATCAAAACTAATGGTTTCTCCACAAGACATTGTATGAAAATTGGTGTTACTAGGTCATTGACACTGTGTACCCATCACATACTATCCTTGGTAGTACCACTGACTGACTGGTTCTCTTCAGGACAAGCAATGTTCTGTACTGTTGCTGAGAACCAGCATCAGGGTAAATCTAAAGCAAAGATCACTCTGCCTTTATCTACAGTAGCTTTTGTCCTACATTTGGGTCTTTGACCTACGAGACTCGGGCATAATTACCCAAAAGGTCTACCCTGAGAGGCCCCCACTTCTTAGTTGTAGTTTCCCCACTGAAGTCTACAGCCTCATTGATGTTCACAGAGGAGGCACAGGGATTCATCAGCTGCCACCTCACCACTCACCTTGGACTGGTACCAGGACTCAGCCTCAGCCCGGCTCCTCTGAGCGATCTCCTCATATTGGGCTTTGACTTCAGCGATGATGCTGTCCAGGTCCAGGTTGCGGTTGTTGTCCATGGAGAGGACCACAGAAGTGTCTGAGATGTGGGTTTGCATCTGAGCCAGTTCCTGCAGAACAAGAGATCATCCGATCATCTTTGGTCATGATGTTTAGGGAGGTATACCCAGCCAGAGATTTTCCACCCTTTGCAAATCTcagtgtaatcaataaagcagaatgtgaaaagatgcttactgcgtCATAGAAGGTTCTTAGGAAGTTGATCTCATCTGTGAGAGCGTCTACCTTGGCCTGTAGTTCAACCTTGTTCATGTAAGCAGCATCTACATCCTAGGGAAGAAGCCAACAGGCTGAGATCAGATGAGCCCTCCTGCCCAGTCTGCTCCTCTTTTAGTCTCCCTGACACACTTTTCTCAGTCTTCCCCTTCAGCAAAGAAACCAGAACCCCTGATCTGACTCATCTCACCTTCTTCAGATTCACAAATTCATTCTCTGCTACTGTGCGCTTGTTGATTTCATCTTCATATCTGGAATTAGAAAGGATAAAATCTAATTGAGTCAGGggtgaagatgaagaaaaagcagCTTGGAATTTCAACTTCCCAGAATGGATATATGCAAATGGGACTTTCCTGCCAGTAAGCTTCAAAGGTGAATTTTGTGGTCACTATATTATTTACCCCATTACTCTCCCCATCTACCTGCATGGCCCTTATGTTTTCCAGAGTTTGTGTTTAGGTAAGAATTGTGGTTTCATTTTCATGGACATGTTTTACTAAGATCATGCCCTCATTTGAACCTGATCATATAATTAGCTTGAAATGTGGGCTTCAGGAAACTGAGCGTTTCTGTCTCCTGTCACTCACTTGTTCTTGAAGTCCTCCACCGTGTCCTGCATCCCCCTGAGCTCCGAGTCCAGGCGGCCTCTCTCCCCAAGGATACTATCCAGCTGTctcctgaggttgttgatatacTGCTCGAACAAAGGCTCCAGGTTCTGCCTCACGGTCTTGGTGCCCTGCTCCTGCAGCAGGGTCCACTTGGTGTCCAGGACCTTGTTCTGCTGCTCCAGGAATCGGACCTGCAGGAAGACAAGACAGTTATCTGTGAGTTGACAAGTCCCCAGGCTGATCTGGTGGTCCCGGTGGTGCTAGGCTGCTCCAGAGCCTGTACAGAGGCTGACAGTTCTGCTCCCCTGACTTTTTAGCTTCACACCACACAGGTCTCATGGCTGAGTTTCCCCAGTGAGCTGTCAGATGTTCCCTCCCTCTCTATTCCAGAGACGTCTGTCAGTGACTTTTCacctttctgttcttccttttgaTAAGCACAATCacaaatgtaatttaaaactCATATTTCTCTCATATATTGCACAGAGGTTTTTAAAGAGCATATTTCAGTTAAAGAGATGTTAAAATATCTATAATCTAATGATTAAATTCCAATCCTATTAATAATTGGATTTAATCCTGTTTCCTATTTAGAGTATGAGTCCCTCTAAAATAAACTATCTTAGTGCTTATGATCTGGTTCTACAAGTTGAGTATTTCTATGGATATTCACATATTTTTGAGTCTTTTTTCCCctggaatttctattttttttaaattttctttccttctgccccTACACCCACCAGCTCAACTAAGGCTGAAGTACATTTTCCCACTGTaattcccttttttatttcttatactgTTCAACAGATCAAGCTAACTCATtccattctttcatttcatttctttgcttCAGGGTTATCAAGAATTGTGAATGCTTCCCTCACAATTATGGAAGACATTTAAGAGATCAGTAATTGTAAATGGTTACCATCACCTTCTGCCTGTGGTCCACATGATGTGGTCCTGCCCTGCATCCCAGTGGAGAGCTAGCTTgagtcccctctctcttgaaaaTCCTAAGGCTCCCTCTGGTAAGACATTGGTTGGGTCTCTCTTGGGCACTCTGCAATCCCCATTGGGGCAGATGCTCCCAGCTCACCTTGTCGATGAAGGAGGCAAACTTGTTGTTGAGGGTCTTGATCTGCTCCCGCTCCTCAGTCCTCACCCGCTGGATGGTGGGGTCGATTTGCAGGTTGAGGGGAGTCAGGAGACTCTGGTTGACAGTGACCTCTTGGATGCCTCCAGGGGGGCACACAGGGAAGCCAGGACCACCGAAGCCACCTCCGAAGCCAGCTCCACCACCGAGCCCAAAGCCACTACCAGCCCCAGCACCAAAACCAAATCCACTCCCGACTCCACCTCCGAAGCCATAGCCAACTCCAATTCTGCCGCCATATCCACCACCGATGGCACAGCTGCCCCCTGCGATGGAGATCCTCTTGGAGCCCCCCAGGCCATAGAGGCTGCGGCTGCCAAAGCCAGCTCCTCCACACACTCCAGCGAGGCCACCACTGCCCCTGGAGCGGGACAGGGACACGCTGCTGAAGCCAGAGCGGCACACCCCAGGGACTCTGGCTGAGCCGGCACTGAAGCCTTTACGGCTGATGCTTTGGGTCTTCACAGTGGA
Coding sequences within:
- the LOC113893175 gene encoding keratin, type II cytoskeletal 6A-like, with translation MSYKSTVKTQSISRKGFSAGSARVPGVCRSGFSSVSLSRSRGSGGLAGVCGGAGFGSRSLYGLGGSKRISIAGGSCAIGGGYGGRIGVGYGFGGGVGSGFGFGAGAGSGFGLGGGAGFGGGFGGPGFPVCPPGGIQEVTVNQSLLTPLNLQIDPTIQRVRTEEREQIKTLNNKFASFIDKVRFLEQQNKVLDTKWTLLQEQGTKTVRQNLEPLFEQYINNLRRQLDSILGERGRLDSELRGMQDTVEDFKNKYEDEINKRTVAENEFVNLKKDVDAAYMNKVELQAKVDALTDEINFLRTFYDAELAQMQTHISDTSVVLSMDNNRNLDLDSIIAEVKAQYEEIAQRSRAEAESWYQSKYEELQVTAGRHGDDLRNTKQEISEINRVIQRLRSEIDHVKKQCASLQSAIADAEQRGELALKDARSKLADLEDALQKAKQDMARLLKEYQELMNVKLALDVEIATYRKLLEGEECRLSGEGVGQVNISVVQSTVSGGYGGASGLGSGLGVSGGSGYSYSSGHSLGGGFSSGSGRAIGCGFGSSGGSSSTIKYTTTTSSSSRKGYKH